The stretch of DNA TTATGGGTTGAAACCATTAATTATGGTTTCATGGGtttttaaagcacatttacatattacaatttttttttgcaggatCACAATCTCGATTTTATCAGGATTCTTTTTCTTGCTCTTAACACTCCaggtatttttttccattttctgcctCAAATTATATACCCAAATCTTGAATCAGTGAATAAAGTAGAGGCAATTTTATGAAGTAATGTTACTGAAAAGCCttcagaattttttattttacagctgCTTTACAATGAACTCATTGTGACTTTTCTGCAAAACAAAGCTGGCAGGTACAACCAACATCCTAGAACAGGCAGAAGTAATCTGTAGCATCACTCCTacaaggaaaaaacaaacaaataaataaataatttgaaatTATCAGTGATGGATGTGTAAagtcattaaaatacatttattgaCTGCATCTACTAGGATGCTTGCAAGGTTTTATCCTTGATCTTGATCACTGATCCTGCTAATTCCTCATATTCAAGGCGGTTTATTCCTTGAAAACCAGACGCAGATAAAGTCACCAGCTTTTAGAGCGGTAATAAATAGCAttgtcaaaaaatattttagaatcaACCAGAATCTAACACATTTTCTTTGCATGAATACACTCACAATGCATGTCCACTGAGTTGTGaacaaaaaaagtatatattttgtTGCTGTCTGTATAATGTGGAATACATATGCATACTATGTAAATCAtggtgaataaataataaaatgttacatttgtaaAGTTAACAATAGttagtttaatgttattttgatTGAGTCAatgtaacaaaaacaaagcagggGTTACTGCATTTTGTTGACAGTCTTGAGATAAACAGGTCctctatttcaagcatttatttcttataattttgatgattatggcttacagccaatgagaacccaaagaaaattagaataatcaacacaaaacacctccaaaggtttcctaagcctttaaaacaggacccttagtctggttcagtagacTACACAATCAtgaggaagactgctgacttgacagatgtccagaaagcagtcattgacaccctcctgctgtagtCAAGCATGTTAGTGGAAAGTtcagtggaaggaaaaagtttggtggaaaagtgcacaagcaacagggataacctcAGCCTTGAAAGtagtgtcaagaaaaggccattcaaaaatttgggggagattcacaaggagtggactgttGCTGGAGTCAGATAAAGCATTATTATTTCAgataaagtaaattttgcatttcatattGAAATcagtcccagagtctggaggaagagtggagaggcacacaatccaagctgcttgagtctagtgtgaagtttccacaatcagtgatggtttggagaGCCATGTcgtctgctggtgttggtccactgtgttatatataAGTCCAAAAGTCAGCACAGTtatctaccaggaaatttttagaacacttcatgcttccctctgctgacaggctttatggagatgcggatttcattttccagcaggatttggcacctgtccacacagcctaaagtaccaatacctgggttaataaccacagtatcgcTGTGCTTAATTGGCCAGCCTTacctaaaccccatagagaatctaagaggtattgtcaagaggaagatgagagacaccagacccaataATGCAGATGAGCTGAAGGCCGATAttaaagcaacctgggcttccataacacctcagcagtgccacaggcatCTCCATGCTATGCTTcactgatgcagtaattcatgcaaaaggagccccgaGCAAGTATTGAATGCATATACTGTACctacttttcagtaggccaacatttatgtattaaaaaacattttttaaattggtcttatacaaaccggattccaaaaaagttgggacactaaacaaattgtgaataaaaacggaatgcaatgatgtggatgtgccaacatctaatattttattcagaatagaacacaaatcacagattaaaagtttaaactgagagaatatatcattttaaggcaaaaatatgttgtgtcaacaaatcccaaaaaagttgggacaaggccattttttaccactgcgtggcatcccccccttcttacaacactcgaCAGACGTCTGGAGACAGAGgtgaccagtttctcaagtttagaaataggaatgctctcccattcatgtctaatacaggcctctaactgttcaatcatcttgggccttctttgtcgcaccttcctctttatgatgcaccaaatgttctctataggtgaaagatctggactgcaggctggccatttcagtacccagatccttctacgtagccatgatgttgtgattgctgcagaatgtggtctggcattatcttgttgaaaaatgcagggtcttccctgaaagagatgacgtctagatgggagcatatgttgttctagaacctgaacatagttctctgcattaatggtgcctttccagacatgcaagctgcccaagccacaagcactcatgcaaccccataccatcaatgatgcaggcttctgaacggagtgttgataacaacttggcttatccttgtcctctctggtccggatgacatggcgtcccagtgttccataaagaacttcaaattgtgactcacCTAACCACAAAACAGTCTTcaattttgccacactccattttaaaagacccctggcccagtgcaaacatctgagcttgtggagcttgcttagaaatggctttcttattgcactgtagagtttcatcTGGCAACgacggatggcacggtggattgtgttcactgacaatgctttctggaagtattcctgagcccattctgttatttccttgacagtgacattcctgtttgaggtgcagtgacttTTAAGggccggagatcacgagcatccctgtagagttttacggccttgacccttacgcacagcaattgttccagattctctgaatcttttgatgatgttatgcatggttgatgatgataacttaaaagtctttgctattttacactgggtaacaccattctggtattgctgcactatctttctgcgcaacaatgatggaattggtgatcctcttaccatcttggcttcagagagacaatgatgctctgagaagctcttttatacccaatcatgttgttatttgacctaattagtgttaattggtcttccagcttttcattatatgctcaatttcctttttccagccacttattgctgcTTGTCCCAatgtttttgggatttgttgacactgaaattttgaatcaacatatttttcctttaaaatgttacatttactcagattaaacttttaatctgtcatctatgttctattacgaataaaatattgacatttgccatctccacatcattgcattcagtttttattcacaatttgtttagtgtcccaaattttttggaatccggtttgtacaataATCTAATTTTCTAAGATAATGATTTTGGGGTTTAATCTGCCAAAATCAAGCCATAaccatcaacattaaaagaaataaatgcttcaaatagatcactctgtttgtaatgaatctatgtGAGTTTCtctatttgaattgaattactgaaataaattaatttttgatgatattctaatttattgagatgcacctgtagtctgaaagtgaaaacattttttttagtaaaattAGAGTTAGAAATAAACTAGAAATACATGAAGAAAGGAAGATATAATTTCCTTTCAGTTTAATTCTGGAATTTGTAAAAatcttaaatgattagttaattcattcattcattcattgcactatgaataatttatttttcctcttACCAAGAATGCCTTGTGTAAAAGCATTTTTTGGTTGCTGCTTAACAGCAGACCAGAGAAAATCTTTCTTGTGGAGTAAGATAACCAATCAAATGTTTCCCAAAGTGATGTTTTTTCTCACAGCCAGAAACAAGCTGTGGATAGAAATACATGGTCAGCATTTCAGAGTGagtagaaaaaaatacaaaggtaGCAGCTCAAAACtacttaaaggggacatgttaCATCTGCTTTAGAGGAGCTAAGGACCCCCTACAATTTATTCAGCTCCCCAAACAAGCTGCCATGTAAAATATGGACATGGCCTGTATTTGGATACTATAAGAAGTGTTACATATTGATCTGATGCATGAATCGAGTCAGCGTGTGCACCCCACTCCCCTCAGTGTTCCTGCAAGTTTAGCCCcattattcatacatttttagtGACATCTCTGCTTGGTGGGAATGGCAGTTTAGGCGCAAGAGCTCTTGATCACATTTCAAACCAGTTGGAttatcaaacattttttttaactttggaCATAATCACATGGCATCAACTCAAGTTTGAACAGGTCCTGTCAAAAGCCAATGAAAAGCGAGTGCAAAAAGTAAACAACGGAAGTACTTCCAATGATAAAACACTATAAAATTCTCAAACCAAAGGAAAAGTATGCAACATTTCCTAGTGCTAGATGCATATGTTCTTAAATAACCAGTATTATCTGTAACAAAACAACACTGTGAAACACAAGTTATTATGGCCTTTATTCCAATTTCTTTCTATATTCTTCAACTAGTCTGCTACTGTGCTGTTCTACTCACCTCAACTCACTCTGCAATCTGTGGAGACTGCACTGATTTTCATGTTTGTATCTGTCTCTTAGGTAACACGTCCTGTTTATTGGGATGTGTTGGGTTCATTTGATCGAAGGTTGAAGTTGTTTAGTGTATTATCCCCAGTCATTTAGCATGCCTTGACATTCTTCCAGTCAGCAAAAAACAGTGGTATACAGTGTGAGATACCCAGTGCGCTTCAAAAGTCATGTAGTGTACCCAAGGAtttaatgtgtgtatctgtagcctaccaacccacacactgtgaaacaagaccacccaatcagttttctgtgcactgtctaagtcagaaaacatgggataaaacaagacATTGTTTTTCTGCTCTGCTCCTGAAGTTAAGTGCAGAAACTTTAGAAttgcaagtgtgtgagtgtggtcagtggaagaTTCTAAGAGCATCCAGCATCTCTCAGAACAGGAACTGAAGTGTGGACCACTCTGCATGAGCTATCTACACCATCCTCCATCTCAACCTCATCATCACACCACCAGAACTTCCCAGCAACAATGGGAAGGCTGGTATCTGCATGGATAAATCTGTAACTGTGGTGGAGACCACTGTAAATCTTAAGAGGCTACCACTGATACGTAGTTAGTCCTGTGTTCAATACGATGTGTCGGCCAGAACACCACTTGAGGCCAGAGTTAATTCAAGAATTTATTAGTCCATGGACATGAGGAATGAGAGCTGTTTCATCAATGACACACATGGCTAGTTTGAATAACACAAAGCAGACTGAGAAGGAACTATGGTGGCTGCACTTAACAACTGCTCCTCTAGTAGATGATGCTGGAAGCTAACGCGAGTCATGTGACAGACCTTCAACCAATGAGAAATAACTATTGCTAAATGcacatttataaaaaacaaaacaaaatattaacatacacATTTGTATTGTTATGTTGTTATGTACTGAATGACCATAAGTCTGTTATAAACACTGGGCCTTTTGAACAGTAACCTTGTCATCTAGTCTTCAGGTACAGGGAAAACCCATCTCAAATTCACTTACATTATAATGTACTGTGCCAAGGACCCAGCAGAGTTAGTTAAAGCTGCCTTTGTAAGGCTCCACCAAATTAATGAATTGGTGAAAAAAACTCCACATAttatctcaaaaaaaaaaacccatcagATAGGCAGCTGTCATGGTCCACATATCCATAATTGAATTCTGATTAGtaaaaatgctaatttattcattcattcattatctgtaaccgcttatccaattcagggtcgcggtgggcccagagcctacctggaatcattgggcgcaaggtggggaatacaccctggagggggcaaaaaTGCTAATTTAAGATCTCTCTAATTAAGTTTTTACAAGTAAAAATATGCATTAGATATATGTAAGGTTTCAGAGctctaaaattttattttagataTCTACAATTCAGTTTTGACTAGTAAGTATTACATTATTGATATCTAAAACTGAAATCCTTACTAGTAAGATATCTGCAATGCCATTTGTACTAGTAAAAATATAATTGCAGATGTTTCTATTTGGAGGTTTTACTAGTAAGAATGTAATTACGCATATGAGAGGGTGAAATTCAATGTAAGTCAATGGAGAATTATGACTAGTCAGAATTTCATTAAAGATATGTCCTCCTGGCAATGTTACTAGTCAGAATTTAATTATGGATACATAGGTCTGTATTCTTACGAGTAAAAATGTCGTAATTGACATCTAAATCAGTTACTAATACTAGTAAAAATGGTTTTAGGACATATATCACTGGTGTCATTTTAGGCGGTCGATGTGTGAAAAATGGTTCACATAGCAGATGTTAATGATAGCCAAAATGGAGTGGCTGCATTCTGGCCAAAGACTAAAGTGTCAATAACTGAATTTGCAGGTATACAGAAGTGTATGGTCATACAGCGGCAGAAATCCTAGACTACAGGAAATTCTTGTCAATTGTGGCTGAAAGGCAAAACTGACACGCAGGGACCGCTGCCATGTTTCACAGCTTATGAATAAAAATCACTTGGTGGGGTATACAAGTCGGCACAAGTTTCTTTGCTTTGCTAAGGCTTTTGGTGCACTCACAACAAGTGAACATATAGAGGGCCCTTGTAGCCGAGTGTATTTCCGGTGGGAGCTATCCTCCATTGCAGCGTTTATGCAATGTTTTTATGTTCTCGTTAATGCTGTTGTGTCCTaagtttttgtttgctttgtaaatgttgttgtgatgtgACTCAGGGAGCCACCATACCAATGTTTGAGGAAATTTCTCACTATAAAGAGTGgttcatgtttatttaattcTTCCATTTCTGTCTGACTTCTTATCAATCACAGATCTCTGTGAATACGCTGGTAtacatagttacatttctggacaGGTGCATGACGACGCAGTGCCTACGGAAGCATAGGTTtgacgcagaagtataaattgggctttacTGAGGAACATTATTCTTACCCCTGTATCCCAAGAAGACAGTCCTCATGTTCACAGGGTTGCAAATGTCACTGATTAGGATGATAATATTAAGGAACAATTCTTTGAAGCAAGAGTGGCTGAACACTGATGGTGCCTACATCCAGAAACATGTCCAGTCCAGGCCAAATAGAATTGCAACTGTTATTCGTGCTCACTACTTATgttcatttgtgttttattttttgcagcTACTTATAGCCACCTCATTTCAGCTGAATATGTCATACCTGTCTGTCTTATACTCAGCTGACTCCTGCTCCCACAAAAACATCAGATCATTTAGGCCATCATACAGGCGGATGTTGTGGAGGCTGAACTTAATGTAATGATCCATTGTGAGATGAAGAACAATTTGTTTGAAACCTTTCCTGTTGAGATCTCCATTCATAGAGAAACCTGTGGAGAggaaagcaacagatggactggaaatattattaacattcctaaaatatttaaaaaagagtGAAGGAACATGTTACAAACAGCAGCACCTGAGGAGGGATCTGTGAGCAGGCGGTAATTTTTGAATGCCAATATGTCATAACAAAGGGGCTTAGGGCGACTTCTGGTAAAGAGCAGGAATTTCACTAGGAAAGAGACAAAAAACAGGATCAGGATCTTAAagcattttaatttgaaaaatcAAATCTTGTATCTACCTGTCATAGGGTAATCTGGGCAAAATCACCATAATCACCAaatcctgtaaaaaaaaaaaaaaaaggtttaagaCACCATTCCTTCAACACTGGCTTGTTCTCACAGTATTATAAGTAAATTAGTGTACGaccgtaaaaaaaaaacaaacagaccaCCAGCAGCAGGAAGCTGAGCCCTTGACAAGTAGGTTTCAGCTGTCAAACaagaaaatacacacactgaGTTACAAACCATGTGACCTGTAGCTGCTAGTGCACTATATAACATTCAGACTTCCTGCAGTATTCTGTCTCATGATTTTATGATTTCTGCCACctgaatttgtgttttgtttctctttagGTTTTTGGATgatctgtgtgtccttctccTGGGGCTTAGTGACCACCAAAGACGTCAGTGGAGTCACAAACTGGAACAGGAGTGAGAGAGCCAGAGCTTTTTTCCTGGCAATCTCCTCCTTCCCCTGAAGTGTCATCCTGAAACATATGTAGCCCTTGgaagaaataaaagagaaagattATGTTTTACAGTTTAAGTGGTTtagttgtaaatgtaaatataaagtaaCCGGAAACATAGGCGTTTTCAGAAGGAAGCAAACAAAGGGTTAATTGAAATGAATATatagttttgaaaaaaaattagCATGAAGTTTGTTTGGGATGTACAGAACCAACATGTGCCTGGTGCAATCTAACTTTAGGTGGGTATCAATATTCTTTTGGGTTCGTCCTTATTGGATAGATTTGATTTTGTGTTTCCTTGGCTCTTGTGATTAGCTCCTAGAGAAAGGGGTGGGGACGAAAacgagaaaaaaagaaagaggggaAGAACGCGGGAGACACGAAGAGAGGAGAG from Hoplias malabaricus isolate fHopMal1 chromosome 5, fHopMal1.hap1, whole genome shotgun sequence encodes:
- the LOC136697806 gene encoding inter-alpha-trypsin inhibitor heavy chain H4-like, translating into MTLQGKEEIARKKALALSLLFQFVTPLTSLVVTKPQEKDTQIIQKPKEKQNTNSAETYLSRAQLPAAGGFGDYGDFAQITL